The following proteins are co-located in the Phytoactinopolyspora mesophila genome:
- a CDS encoding phosphatase PAP2 family protein, whose protein sequence is MTEPLDEAALKSEDVLDQQWEARDPGTSAGEPAPDDGSPGDNTRTGGWRGWLAPAGRVLPSWMTPGRIGFALYLAVLLWYCLNVGVPIDRIGQTVWIVAGILAAGLGRTWQQHVRVFLDWIPLVAALVLYDHTRGIADTLGMTVRIGELVRVEEWLFLGELPTVWLQERLYDAAQVRWWDVPVAIVYFTHFVLPWAIAAVFYFRSRPLWIRYIRRVLLLTYTGLLTYVLLPAAPPWYAARVGEISDEVARISTRGWWELGLSFADVMLKDAQAQSNQVAALPSLHSAFALLSVVALWPVVGHLYGRWLVGRVPLGTVLGVGLRVVLALFPLAMGFTLVYGGEHYVVDVLAGWLYVVLVCAVARWWEHRASVRPATARTV, encoded by the coding sequence GTGACCGAGCCGCTGGACGAGGCTGCGCTGAAGTCCGAGGACGTCCTGGACCAACAATGGGAGGCCCGCGACCCCGGCACGTCCGCCGGCGAGCCGGCACCGGACGACGGTTCGCCTGGCGACAACACCCGGACCGGCGGGTGGCGTGGCTGGCTGGCGCCTGCCGGCCGGGTGCTGCCCAGCTGGATGACACCGGGGCGGATCGGATTCGCGCTCTATCTGGCCGTGCTGCTGTGGTATTGCCTGAATGTCGGTGTTCCGATCGACCGGATCGGGCAGACGGTATGGATCGTCGCGGGGATTCTCGCAGCCGGACTGGGCCGGACCTGGCAACAGCACGTCCGGGTGTTTCTCGACTGGATACCGCTGGTGGCCGCGCTGGTGCTCTACGACCACACGCGCGGCATCGCCGACACCCTCGGCATGACCGTGCGCATCGGTGAGCTCGTACGGGTCGAGGAGTGGCTGTTCCTCGGGGAACTGCCGACCGTCTGGCTGCAGGAGAGACTTTACGACGCGGCCCAGGTTCGCTGGTGGGATGTGCCGGTCGCCATCGTCTACTTCACCCATTTCGTGCTGCCGTGGGCCATCGCGGCAGTGTTCTACTTCCGGTCTCGCCCGTTGTGGATCCGATACATCCGCCGGGTGCTGCTGCTCACTTACACCGGGCTGCTCACCTATGTTCTGCTTCCGGCCGCACCGCCGTGGTATGCGGCCCGGGTGGGCGAGATATCCGACGAGGTCGCCCGGATCTCCACCCGCGGCTGGTGGGAGCTGGGGTTGTCTTTCGCCGACGTGATGCTCAAGGACGCGCAGGCACAGAGCAATCAGGTCGCGGCGCTGCCCTCACTGCATTCGGCCTTCGCTCTGCTCTCGGTCGTGGCGTTGTGGCCGGTCGTGGGGCATCTCTACGGACGGTGGCTGGTTGGGCGGGTGCCTCTCGGCACGGTTCTCGGAGTAGGGCTGAGGGTCGTCCTGGCGCTGTTCCCGCTGGCGATGGGGTTCACACTCGTCTACGGTGGCGAACACTACGTCGTGGACGTCTTGGCCGGCTGGCTGTATGTCGTTCTCGTATGTGCTGTCGCGCGATGGTGGGAACACCGCGCTTCCGTGCGGCCTGCCACTGCCCGCACGGTGTGA
- a CDS encoding F0F1 ATP synthase subunit epsilon → MAGELNVEVVAADRKVWSGTASIVVAKTTEGEIGIMAGHEPVLGLLVTGAVTVRTESGESIVAAVDRGFLSVSEDHVAVLAEVAQLADEIDAASVEEELAAVGEDQAAQRWARARLQVAGNR, encoded by the coding sequence GTGGCTGGAGAGCTCAACGTCGAGGTTGTGGCGGCTGACCGGAAGGTGTGGTCGGGAACGGCGAGCATCGTTGTCGCCAAGACAACCGAAGGCGAGATCGGCATCATGGCCGGGCACGAACCGGTGCTCGGCCTGCTGGTCACCGGCGCCGTCACGGTGCGCACAGAGTCCGGTGAGTCCATCGTCGCAGCGGTGGACCGGGGTTTTCTCTCGGTCTCCGAGGACCACGTCGCGGTGCTGGCCGAGGTGGCCCAGCTTGCGGACGAGATCGATGCGGCTAGTGTGGAAGAAGAACTTGCTGCTGTTGGCGAGGACCAGGCCGCTCAGCGTTGGGCCCGGGCTCGGCTCCAGGTAGCGGGAAACAGATAG
- a CDS encoding F0F1 ATP synthase subunit B yields MTRETNPQAAEDDGVPEGIDLFLPPFYDIFWSAVCFAVLFWIFWKYVLPKMKTALDARSEGIEQKLEQAERERNEAHVLLEQYREQLAEARSDAAQIRAEAQAERQSIVTEARTEAQEAASAVAERAEVQLSAEADRVRNVLARDVGRLATDLAEKIVGETLDEQKVSATVDRFIADLESVAAEEQETR; encoded by the coding sequence ATGACTCGAGAAACGAATCCGCAGGCGGCGGAGGACGACGGTGTCCCCGAGGGCATCGATCTGTTCCTGCCTCCGTTTTATGACATCTTCTGGTCGGCGGTGTGTTTCGCGGTCCTGTTCTGGATCTTCTGGAAGTACGTCCTGCCCAAGATGAAGACCGCGCTCGACGCCCGGTCCGAGGGCATCGAGCAGAAGCTGGAACAGGCCGAGCGTGAGCGCAACGAGGCTCACGTGCTGCTCGAGCAGTACCGCGAGCAGCTGGCCGAGGCCAGATCCGATGCCGCACAGATCCGGGCCGAGGCCCAGGCAGAGCGGCAGTCGATCGTGACCGAGGCGCGGACCGAAGCTCAGGAGGCCGCCTCCGCGGTGGCCGAGCGGGCCGAGGTTCAGCTGTCGGCCGAGGCGGACCGGGTACGCAACGTGCTCGCCCGTGACGTCGGCCGGCTCGCTACCGACCTGGCGGAGAAGATCGTCGGCGAGACGCTGGACGAGCAGAAGGTCAGCGCCACTGTCGATCGCTTCATCGCCGACCTCGAATCCGTGGCGGCGGAAGAGCAGGAGACGCGCTGA
- the atpD gene encoding F0F1 ATP synthase subunit beta produces MTATVEETAVKTGRVVRVIGPTVDVEFGEGHMPEIYNALTTNIELSEASGGNRTLTLEVEQHIGDGLVRAISMQPTDGLVRGATVTDTGTGISVPVGDGVKGHVFNALGQPLDVDESEIKADDRWVIHRKPPPFDQLEGSTQMLETGIKVLDLLTPYIQGGKIGLFGGAGVGKTVLIQEMITRVARNFGGTSVFAGVGERTREGNDLWVEMAEADVLKDTALVFGQMDEPPGTRMRVALSALTMAEYFRDVKNQDVLLFIDNIFRFTQAGQEVSTLLGRMPSAVGYQPTLADEMGELQERITSTRGHSITSMQAIYVPADDITDPAPHTAFAHLDARTVLSRPISQLGIYPAVDPLDSSSRILDPQYIGEEHYRIASRVKEILQKYKDLQDIIAIMGIDELSEEDKITVNRARRLQRFLSQNMFVAEAFTGQPGVFVPLSETLESFDAICKGEYDHLPEQAFSYVGNIEDAEKKANTLAS; encoded by the coding sequence ATGACTGCCACTGTTGAGGAGACCGCGGTCAAGACCGGTCGCGTGGTGCGGGTGATCGGGCCGACCGTCGACGTCGAATTCGGCGAAGGTCACATGCCGGAGATCTACAACGCGCTCACCACGAACATCGAGTTGTCCGAGGCATCGGGCGGCAACCGCACGCTCACCCTTGAGGTCGAGCAGCACATCGGCGACGGCCTGGTGCGGGCCATTTCGATGCAACCGACCGATGGGCTGGTTCGCGGCGCGACGGTCACGGACACCGGCACGGGAATCAGCGTGCCCGTCGGTGATGGTGTCAAGGGCCACGTGTTCAACGCCCTCGGCCAGCCGCTTGATGTCGACGAATCCGAGATCAAGGCGGATGACCGCTGGGTCATCCACCGCAAGCCGCCGCCATTCGATCAGCTCGAGGGCAGCACGCAGATGCTCGAGACCGGCATCAAGGTGCTTGATCTGCTCACCCCGTACATCCAGGGTGGAAAGATCGGCCTGTTCGGTGGTGCCGGTGTGGGCAAGACGGTGCTGATCCAGGAGATGATCACCCGAGTGGCCCGGAACTTCGGTGGTACGTCGGTCTTCGCCGGGGTCGGGGAACGTACCCGTGAGGGTAACGACCTCTGGGTCGAGATGGCCGAAGCCGACGTCCTGAAAGACACCGCGCTGGTCTTCGGTCAGATGGACGAGCCTCCGGGCACCCGGATGCGGGTGGCGTTGTCGGCGCTGACCATGGCGGAGTACTTCCGCGATGTGAAGAACCAGGACGTGCTGCTGTTCATCGACAACATCTTCCGGTTCACCCAGGCCGGCCAGGAGGTGTCCACCCTGCTGGGCCGGATGCCCTCGGCGGTGGGTTACCAGCCGACGCTGGCTGACGAGATGGGTGAGCTCCAGGAGCGCATCACCTCCACTCGGGGTCACTCCATCACCTCGATGCAGGCGATCTACGTTCCCGCGGACGACATCACCGACCCCGCGCCGCACACGGCCTTCGCTCACCTCGACGCGCGGACCGTGCTGTCGCGGCCCATTTCGCAGCTCGGCATCTACCCGGCGGTGGACCCGCTCGACTCGTCGAGCCGGATCCTCGACCCGCAGTACATCGGCGAGGAGCACTACCGGATCGCCAGCCGGGTGAAGGAGATCCTGCAGAAGTACAAGGATCTGCAGGACATCATCGCGATCATGGGTATCGACGAGCTGTCCGAAGAGGACAAGATCACGGTTAACCGGGCCCGCCGGTTGCAGCGGTTCCTGTCTCAGAACATGTTCGTCGCCGAGGCCTTCACCGGTCAGCCCGGTGTGTTCGTGCCGCTGTCGGAGACGCTCGAATCGTTCGACGCGATCTGCAAGGGCGAGTACGATCACCTGCCTGAGCAGGCGTTCAGCTACGTCGGCAACATCGAGGACGCGGAGAAGAAGGCCAACACCCTGGCCTCGTAG
- the atpE gene encoding ATP synthase F0 subunit C, giving the protein MELLAQVEGNLAVIGYGLATLGPGIGLGLLIGKALEGMARQPEATAVLRVNMFIGIALVEALALLGIIAGFLY; this is encoded by the coding sequence GTGGAGCTTCTCGCTCAGGTTGAGGGCAACCTCGCTGTCATCGGCTACGGTCTGGCGACACTGGGACCGGGTATCGGTCTGGGTCTGCTGATCGGCAAGGCGCTCGAGGGTATGGCTCGCCAGCCCGAGGCCACCGCGGTGCTGCGAGTCAACATGTTCATCGGCATCGCGCTCGTCGAAGCGCTGGCGCTGCTGGGCATCATCGCCGGGTTCTTGTACTAG
- a CDS encoding F0F1 ATP synthase subunit gamma: MGAELRELKRRIRSTESMKKITKAQELIAASRIVKAQQLADAAKPYSQALVRALEAAAARSNLDHHLLEGAGTPQRSAVLVVTSDRGFAGAYSANVIRQAEALTGLLHEQGQEVRPYVVGKKGVNWFRFRGRELFGEYVDFTGKPTYAQARQIADDLLDAINTPTEDGGVDEIHVVSTHFKNMVSQEVRARRLFPIVVEDVPEPLHRVEAAGGPEQAEPETAAPAPSSRPADDEALPLYDFEPSAEEVLDALLPSYAGNLVYTTLLDAAASEWAARRRAMKAATDNAGELQENLTRQANSARQAEITQEISEIVGGANALAAAGSE, from the coding sequence GTGGGCGCAGAGCTTCGTGAGCTCAAGCGGCGGATTCGTTCCACCGAGTCCATGAAGAAGATCACCAAGGCGCAGGAATTGATCGCCGCCTCGCGGATCGTCAAGGCCCAGCAGCTGGCCGACGCGGCCAAGCCGTACAGCCAGGCGCTGGTGCGTGCGTTGGAGGCCGCCGCCGCGCGGTCGAATCTCGACCATCACCTGCTGGAGGGCGCCGGCACACCGCAACGCTCGGCGGTGCTGGTGGTCACCTCCGACCGTGGATTCGCCGGAGCGTACTCGGCCAACGTCATCCGGCAGGCTGAGGCGCTTACCGGCCTGCTGCACGAACAGGGCCAGGAAGTCCGCCCCTACGTGGTTGGGAAGAAGGGCGTCAACTGGTTCCGCTTCCGGGGCCGTGAGTTGTTCGGTGAGTACGTCGATTTCACCGGCAAGCCGACATACGCCCAGGCCCGTCAGATCGCGGACGACCTGCTCGATGCCATCAACACGCCTACCGAGGACGGCGGGGTCGACGAGATCCACGTGGTCTCCACTCACTTCAAGAACATGGTGAGCCAGGAGGTCCGGGCCCGGCGGCTGTTCCCGATCGTGGTGGAAGACGTGCCTGAGCCGTTACATCGTGTGGAGGCGGCCGGTGGACCAGAGCAGGCCGAGCCCGAAACCGCGGCTCCGGCGCCGAGTTCCCGGCCGGCCGACGACGAGGCGCTGCCGTTGTACGACTTCGAGCCCTCCGCGGAGGAGGTCCTCGACGCATTGCTCCCGTCCTATGCGGGTAATCTCGTGTATACGACGTTGCTCGACGCCGCGGCCTCCGAGTGGGCGGCGCGTCGTAGGGCCATGAAGGCGGCGACGGACAACGCAGGAGAGCTGCAAGAGAACTTGACTCGGCAGGCCAACTCGGCCCGTCAGGCCGAGATCACCCAAGAGATCAGCGAAATCGTCGGTGGCGCGAACGCGCTGGCGGCTGCAGGAAGTGAGTAG
- a CDS encoding DUF2550 family protein — protein sequence MALITWVAVILIALAALVAAALVVLYLRRGVLQREGGFDMCMRVGSQEGWAGGWVFGIGRYRGECLEWFRTFSFSPRAKRSVRRGQLAVSGRRAPDAEEDFELPAGHVVLSCAVGPTTVEISMTEPASTAFLAWLEAAPPGGHLVR from the coding sequence GTGGCACTGATCACGTGGGTGGCGGTGATACTCATCGCCCTTGCGGCGTTGGTGGCCGCCGCTCTGGTGGTGCTCTACTTGCGCCGTGGCGTTCTGCAGCGCGAGGGCGGGTTCGACATGTGCATGCGGGTCGGCAGCCAAGAAGGCTGGGCTGGCGGGTGGGTCTTCGGCATCGGGCGTTACCGCGGGGAATGCCTGGAATGGTTTCGTACCTTCAGTTTCTCGCCGCGGGCGAAACGCTCGGTACGCCGTGGGCAGCTCGCCGTCAGCGGGCGCCGGGCTCCGGATGCCGAGGAAGATTTCGAGCTGCCGGCCGGGCACGTGGTGCTGAGCTGTGCGGTTGGTCCGACGACCGTGGAGATATCGATGACGGAGCCGGCGTCCACGGCGTTCCTTGCCTGGCTCGAAGCGGCGCCGCCCGGGGGACACCTGGTCCGCTAG
- the atpA gene encoding F0F1 ATP synthase subunit alpha, whose product MAELTIRPEEIRDAIERHVQSYAPEASREEVGRVVDAGDGIAHVEGLHSAMANELLEFENGTLGLALNLEIREIGVVVLGEYQGIEEGQTVRRTGEVLSVPVGDGFLGRTVDPLGNPLDGLGEIEAEGRRALELQAPSVINRQSVSEPLQTGIKAIDAMTPIGRGQRQLIIGDRQTGKTTVAVDTILNQVDNWKSGDPKQQVRCIYVATGQKGSTIAGVRKQLEESGALEYTTIVAAPASDAAGFKYLSPYTGSAIGQHWMYQGYHVLIVFDDLTKQAEAYRAISLLLRRPPGREAYPGDVFYLHSRLLERCAKLSDKLGAGSMTGLPIIETKANDVSAYIPTNVISITDGQCFLESDLFHSGIRPAVNVGISVSRVGGDAQIKAMKKVSGTLRLDLAQYNELKAFAAFASDLDPASRAQLDRGERVTELLKQPQGAPVPVERQVASIWAATTGRLDEVPVEDIRRFEAEFLDYLSREHSAVLESIRSTGKLSDDDASLLEQAIDTFKQQFVTASGQPLIKDEPVEAMEEGEEDQVTLRRRRRSAQDVQQVAGPQGETGAPSP is encoded by the coding sequence ATGGCGGAGCTGACGATCCGGCCGGAAGAGATCCGGGACGCGATCGAGCGACACGTCCAGTCGTACGCGCCGGAGGCCTCTCGCGAAGAGGTCGGCCGGGTTGTGGACGCCGGCGACGGCATCGCTCACGTCGAAGGACTGCACTCGGCGATGGCCAACGAGCTGCTGGAGTTCGAGAACGGCACTCTTGGCCTCGCACTCAACCTCGAGATACGCGAGATCGGTGTCGTGGTGCTCGGTGAGTACCAAGGCATCGAAGAAGGACAGACGGTTCGCCGTACCGGTGAGGTCCTTTCGGTGCCGGTCGGCGACGGCTTCCTCGGCCGTACCGTCGACCCGCTGGGCAACCCGCTGGACGGGCTCGGCGAGATCGAGGCGGAAGGACGTCGTGCCCTCGAGCTCCAGGCACCGTCGGTCATCAACCGGCAGAGTGTCTCCGAGCCGTTGCAGACCGGTATCAAGGCGATCGACGCGATGACTCCGATCGGCCGGGGCCAGCGGCAGCTGATCATCGGTGACCGGCAGACCGGTAAGACCACGGTCGCCGTCGACACCATCCTCAACCAGGTCGACAACTGGAAGAGCGGCGACCCGAAGCAGCAGGTGCGCTGCATCTACGTCGCTACCGGCCAGAAGGGCTCGACCATCGCGGGTGTGCGTAAGCAGCTCGAAGAGTCTGGTGCGCTCGAGTACACGACCATCGTCGCCGCCCCCGCGTCTGACGCCGCCGGCTTCAAGTACCTGTCGCCCTACACCGGCTCGGCCATCGGCCAGCACTGGATGTACCAGGGCTACCACGTACTGATCGTCTTCGACGACCTCACCAAGCAGGCCGAGGCCTACCGCGCGATCTCGCTGCTGCTGCGGCGCCCGCCGGGCCGTGAAGCTTACCCAGGGGACGTGTTCTACCTGCACTCGCGCCTGCTGGAGCGCTGCGCGAAGCTCTCCGACAAACTCGGCGCCGGCTCGATGACCGGTCTGCCGATCATCGAGACGAAGGCCAACGACGTCTCCGCGTACATCCCCACGAACGTGATCTCGATCACCGACGGTCAGTGCTTCCTGGAATCGGATCTGTTCCACTCGGGTATCCGGCCGGCGGTCAACGTCGGTATCTCGGTGTCCCGCGTCGGTGGTGACGCACAGATCAAGGCCATGAAGAAGGTCTCGGGTACCCTGCGACTCGATCTGGCCCAGTACAACGAGCTGAAGGCGTTCGCCGCGTTCGCATCCGATCTGGACCCGGCCAGCCGTGCCCAGCTGGACCGAGGTGAGCGGGTCACTGAACTGCTGAAGCAGCCCCAAGGTGCGCCGGTGCCCGTCGAGCGTCAAGTGGCCTCCATCTGGGCTGCCACGACCGGGCGCCTCGACGAGGTTCCGGTCGAGGACATTCGCCGGTTCGAGGCCGAGTTCCTCGACTACCTGAGCCGTGAGCACTCCGCGGTGCTGGAATCGATTCGTTCCACAGGAAAGCTCTCCGACGACGACGCGTCGTTGCTCGAGCAGGCGATCGACACCTTCAAGCAGCAGTTCGTCACCGCGAGCGGTCAGCCCTTGATCAAGGACGAGCCGGTCGAGGCGATGGAAGAGGGCGAGGAAGACCAGGTCACGCTGCGTCGTCGGCGGCGCTCCGCCCAGGACGTGCAGCAGGTGGCCGGTCCCCAGGGCGAAACCGGGGCTCCCTCGCCGTGA
- the murA gene encoding UDP-N-acetylglucosamine 1-carboxyvinyltransferase — MERLRVVGGASLRGSVHVSGAKNSSLKLMAATLLAEGRSSLLDVPAITDVEYMSELLSRLGAEVSRQGTTVTVDVPEKVAHEAPYELVRRLRASICVLGPLLARCGAADVALPGGDAIGSRGLDMHIAGLERLGAHVEVQHGYVVARAPGGLKGAMIGLDFPSVGATENILMAAVLADGETVLDNVAREPEIIDICEMLTNMGAKIDGAGTSTLRVQGVDRLRPVQHTTVPDRIVAGTWAVAALMTRGDVTVTNGRAEHLELVLDKLMAAGAVVETHGQGGFRVAMSGRPRAIDVVTLPYPGFPTDLQPMVVALNALADGTAMITENVYEARFMFVNELARLGADVRIDGHHAVVRGRETLSGAPVIATDIRAGAGLVLAGLVAEGETLVSAVHHIDRGYPDFVGQLNQLGADVTREPDPDRFDD; from the coding sequence GTGGAGAGACTACGAGTCGTCGGCGGTGCGTCCTTGCGCGGCTCCGTCCATGTCAGCGGCGCCAAGAACAGCTCACTGAAGCTGATGGCCGCCACGTTGCTCGCCGAGGGGCGCAGCTCGTTGCTCGACGTGCCGGCGATCACCGATGTCGAATATATGTCCGAGCTGCTCAGCAGGCTGGGGGCGGAGGTCAGCCGGCAAGGCACCACGGTCACGGTGGACGTCCCGGAGAAGGTGGCTCACGAGGCCCCTTACGAACTAGTGCGAAGGCTGCGGGCTTCGATCTGCGTACTGGGGCCGCTGCTGGCCCGTTGCGGTGCTGCCGACGTGGCGCTGCCTGGCGGTGATGCGATCGGCTCCAGGGGCCTCGACATGCACATCGCCGGTTTGGAACGGCTGGGCGCTCATGTGGAGGTTCAGCACGGATACGTCGTAGCACGGGCGCCGGGTGGTCTCAAGGGCGCGATGATCGGACTCGACTTCCCGAGTGTCGGCGCTACTGAGAACATCCTGATGGCCGCCGTGCTGGCCGACGGCGAGACCGTGCTCGACAACGTCGCGCGTGAGCCGGAGATCATCGACATCTGCGAGATGCTGACCAACATGGGCGCCAAGATCGATGGCGCCGGGACCTCGACCCTGCGGGTTCAGGGCGTGGATCGGCTCCGGCCGGTTCAGCACACCACCGTTCCGGACCGGATCGTCGCCGGAACATGGGCGGTGGCCGCGTTGATGACTCGCGGCGATGTCACCGTCACCAACGGCCGGGCCGAGCATCTGGAACTTGTTCTGGACAAGCTGATGGCGGCCGGCGCGGTGGTGGAGACACACGGACAGGGCGGCTTCCGGGTGGCGATGTCCGGCCGTCCGCGCGCCATCGATGTCGTCACCTTGCCCTACCCGGGTTTCCCCACCGACCTGCAGCCGATGGTCGTGGCGCTGAACGCGCTTGCCGACGGCACTGCGATGATCACCGAGAACGTCTACGAGGCGCGATTCATGTTCGTCAACGAGCTGGCCCGCCTCGGTGCCGACGTCCGGATCGACGGTCATCATGCCGTGGTCCGGGGCCGGGAGACACTGTCCGGTGCCCCGGTGATCGCCACCGACATTCGAGCCGGTGCCGGGCTGGTGCTGGCCGGGCTGGTGGCAGAAGGCGAGACTCTGGTCTCGGCGGTGCACCACATCGACCGCGGGTATCCGGACTTCGTCGGTCAGCTCAACCAGCTCGGTGCCGATGTCACTCGCGAGCCTGATCCTGATCGGTTCGATGACTGA
- the tesB gene encoding acyl-CoA thioesterase II — MPDSLDDLLAVLDLETIEDNLFRGRQPETRLQRVFGGQVAGQALMAAVRTVPPERAVHSLHAYFLRAGDTTVPIVYDVELVRDGRSFTTRRVVARQHGTSIFYLTASFHKSEGGMEHQDVMPEVPAPEDCPRLSELLEKMSGLPVGAWDKEWASLDVRYVGDSRPGGKVTSPDHPALARLWFRAAGQMPDEPTTHACVLTYASDLTLLGAALVPHNTYIGAPGLQTASLDHTMWFHQPFRADEWLLYDQVSPIAHGARGLALGRVFAADGRLVATVAQEGLVRSVA, encoded by the coding sequence GTGCCTGATTCGCTTGATGATCTGCTCGCCGTCCTGGATCTCGAGACGATCGAGGACAATCTGTTCCGCGGCCGCCAGCCCGAGACTCGGCTCCAACGGGTCTTCGGTGGTCAGGTGGCCGGGCAGGCACTGATGGCCGCGGTGCGGACGGTGCCACCAGAACGGGCCGTCCATTCGCTGCACGCGTACTTCCTGCGTGCAGGTGACACCACGGTGCCGATCGTCTACGACGTAGAGCTGGTACGCGACGGACGTTCGTTCACCACCCGGCGGGTCGTGGCGCGGCAACACGGCACGTCGATCTTCTATCTCACGGCATCGTTTCACAAGTCGGAGGGAGGGATGGAGCACCAGGACGTCATGCCCGAGGTACCGGCTCCCGAGGATTGCCCCCGGCTCAGCGAGCTGCTGGAGAAGATGTCCGGGCTGCCGGTTGGGGCCTGGGACAAGGAGTGGGCATCACTCGACGTCCGTTATGTCGGAGACTCCCGCCCGGGCGGGAAGGTGACGTCGCCGGACCATCCGGCCTTGGCGAGGTTGTGGTTCCGCGCCGCCGGGCAGATGCCGGACGAGCCGACCACACACGCGTGTGTGCTGACCTACGCCAGCGATCTCACGCTGCTCGGCGCGGCCCTGGTCCCGCACAACACCTATATCGGAGCGCCCGGCCTGCAGACGGCTTCGCTGGATCACACGATGTGGTTCCATCAGCCGTTCCGGGCCGACGAATGGCTGCTCTACGATCAGGTGTCACCTATCGCCCATGGAGCCAGAGGCCTGGCTCTGGGGCGGGTGTTCGCCGCTGACGGCCGGTTGGTGGCGACGGTGGCGCAGGAAGGCTTGGTGCGGTCCGTCGCCTAG
- a CDS encoding F0F1 ATP synthase subunit delta, producing the protein MLGSSRTSFEAARTALSERAPSDAGLSGELLQVSNALASASALRSALSDSGTETAARVALARSVFDGKISSAALEVVVDVAGRRWNSSTDLVDAVEALGFEAGLIAAEQAGRLDDVEDELFRVDRLVAGDDELRQTLSDPSVAAEARADLLDGLIGGQVDETTAGFVRQLVTNPRGRQLSEALAALVDQSARRREHLLARIKVAAPISADQEQRLVAVLGRIYNRDVDLQIEVDPDVLGGIVVRVGDEVIDGSVAQRLEDIRRKFGVSR; encoded by the coding sequence ATGCTGGGTTCCAGCCGGACCTCGTTCGAAGCCGCTCGTACCGCACTCTCCGAGCGCGCGCCCTCCGACGCCGGGCTGTCGGGTGAGCTGCTGCAGGTGTCCAACGCGTTGGCAAGCGCGTCGGCACTGCGCAGCGCACTGTCCGATTCCGGCACTGAGACCGCCGCTCGGGTGGCGCTGGCCAGGTCTGTCTTCGATGGCAAGATCAGCAGCGCCGCGCTCGAGGTGGTCGTGGATGTGGCCGGACGGCGCTGGAACAGCAGCACTGATCTTGTCGACGCTGTCGAGGCACTTGGTTTCGAGGCCGGCTTGATCGCGGCCGAGCAGGCGGGCCGCCTCGACGATGTCGAGGACGAGCTGTTCCGGGTCGACCGACTCGTGGCCGGTGACGACGAGCTACGGCAGACGTTGTCGGATCCGTCGGTGGCTGCCGAGGCACGAGCCGACCTGCTGGATGGGCTCATCGGTGGCCAGGTGGATGAAACCACCGCCGGGTTCGTGCGGCAGCTGGTGACCAACCCGCGCGGGCGGCAGCTGAGTGAAGCGTTGGCCGCGTTGGTCGACCAGTCGGCCCGCCGTCGCGAGCACTTGCTGGCCAGAATCAAGGTTGCGGCCCCAATAAGCGCTGACCAGGAGCAACGTCTGGTGGCGGTCTTGGGCCGTATCTATAACCGGGACGTGGATCTGCAGATCGAAGTCGACCCGGACGTGCTGGGCGGAATCGTGGTCCGGGTCGGCGACGAGGTGATCGACGGAAGCGTCGCACAGCGGCTGGAGGACATCCGCCGCAAATTCGGCGTGTCGAGGTGA
- the atpB gene encoding F0F1 ATP synthase subunit A, producing MPTTDLIAEGEGFHTPSLVDFFPPAILFEGTPFEFTRVNMIQVLMTVAIATLFILAFRRPQVVPRGLQNIGELAVNFVQTYVIDSIMGEKGRRYLPYLVTLFFFILALNLAGIVPGLNLAGTSVVAVPAMLAVISWLVFNIAGIRKHGFGQYMKVNLFPPGVPIPVYILLTPIEFLSTFILRPITLTIRLLANMMAGHLMLVLFFAGAHYLLLEADWILRPLGLGAAAMGLGVTAFEILISVLQAYIFTLLTALYIAGAESESH from the coding sequence ATGCCGACGACTGACCTGATCGCTGAAGGCGAGGGGTTCCACACCCCGTCGCTGGTCGATTTCTTCCCGCCGGCCATCTTGTTCGAGGGAACGCCGTTCGAGTTCACCCGGGTCAACATGATCCAGGTGCTCATGACCGTGGCGATCGCCACGCTGTTCATCCTCGCTTTCCGGCGGCCGCAGGTGGTGCCTCGCGGGCTGCAGAACATCGGCGAACTCGCGGTCAACTTCGTCCAGACCTATGTCATCGACTCGATCATGGGGGAGAAAGGGCGCCGGTACCTTCCGTACCTGGTCACTCTGTTCTTCTTCATCCTTGCGCTGAACCTCGCCGGCATCGTGCCAGGGCTCAACCTGGCGGGTACCAGCGTGGTGGCGGTGCCGGCGATGCTCGCGGTGATCTCGTGGCTGGTGTTCAACATCGCCGGGATCCGTAAGCACGGGTTCGGCCAGTACATGAAGGTGAACCTGTTTCCGCCCGGCGTTCCGATACCGGTGTACATCCTCCTGACACCGATCGAGTTCCTCTCGACTTTCATCCTGCGCCCGATCACGCTGACCATCCGTCTCCTGGCCAACATGATGGCCGGACACCTGATGCTGGTGTTGTTCTTCGCCGGTGCCCATTACCTGCTGCTGGAAGCCGACTGGATTCTTCGGCCGCTCGGCTTGGGCGCAGCGGCGATGGGACTCGGCGTCACCGCATTCGAGATCCTCATCTCGGTGCTGCAGGCTTACATCTTCACTCTCCTGACCGCCTTGTACATCGCCGGTGCCGAGAGTGAAAGTCACTGA